One Caretta caretta isolate rCarCar2 chromosome 8, rCarCar1.hap1, whole genome shotgun sequence DNA window includes the following coding sequences:
- the KANK4 gene encoding KN motif and ankyrin repeat domain-containing protein 4 isoform X1, which yields MEKADAGDQPSKPAEDKDQPRSLPYSVETPYGFHLDLDFLKYVDDIEKGNTIKRVHIHRKAKQPKFSTLPRNFSLPENKSHAYASSPNKSWAATCSFAQRKASLGAEETTCLITSYDSPQSLTAEEPSYRKKALLAETIRQAEVIHHEEEPGSCRGRPQLLRASSMPAKLLPSKSSEEESQCSKPAQPSALSQPCDGKSFTEIPFSPAKESLDSHYSDRVTLNFPKEPRNVQEQIKVVFWENEQPKGQQVKAISELGHQPPEPPRERMQIQSPHQSQHSVAQELLLVTESVGEECYAPETNKCPELVKDESLSSNAPKFMHENENRDITELNISEIMPSAPEKTEVRSIWARANEENSDLEPLLCDTVDPSRITALKQQITVLEEQLKSKIEELEQIRVVLKQQGSEIKAKERSIKILASAKAQLEEKLCQENTKETEPSKQDGNVLQYHDAAVNTELMQGNAFKEAYDKGVNVNIPVATESVGCGTYGVDNMNLQVKELRRMPVHTDQGLADVHTGIREEGAALLAKQKGTGIDTEPLVFTPCFTELKIDEQINDDCQNQRNSYDRQSCAASSLIGESCSRRADSNGNKPGGNKPVFARDVKQDLIEEENRTEQEDSSADDPISQYVKKIQELLQEQWTCLEHGYPELASAIKHPASKLSSIQNQIVNSLNLLLSAYSTQAPSDKENSNTQYQQLEISPTTSLKSIMKKKGYGFHAGGNGTKKNLQFVGVNGGYETTSSEDTSCEDSSSEGNSDSEMERKYDSLEHRQVKAARENTHASTGVSQSTTHRDNEPQELEEITMASAQPKTDRCKPSEDFLDGCLLLTKHLSEIRTTNDKHLRHILNTVCQEWFRISSRKSSSPEVVAAYLKEFKAIHPQLLKMIINLADGNGNTALHYSVSHSNFLIVKLLLDTGVCDVDHQNKAGYTAVMITPLASAESDEDMEVVLKLLKEGNVNIRASQGGQTALILGVSHDRGDMVKALLSCKADINQQDDNGTSALMVACQHGNAEIAKLLLAHPACNTTLTDKFIEHLLKTGVNIQYGEHSGNSALSVALKSAHMEIAELLQAHIEQSRSLAK from the exons ATGGAGAAAGCAGATG CTGGCGATCAGCCATCAAAACCTGCTGAGGATAAAGATCAACCCAGAAGTCTCCCTTATTCTGTTGAAACACCATATGGCTTCCACTTAGACCTTGACTTTCTGAAATATGTGGATGACATTGAAAAAGGAAATACCATTAAAAGGGTTCACATTCACAGGAAGGCCAAGCAGCCAAAGTTCAGCACACTGCCTCGGAATTTCAGCCTGCCTGAAAATAAATCCCATGCATATGCTTCCTCCCCCAATAAGAGCTGGGCTGCAACCTGCTCATTTGCCCAGAGGAAGGCATCACTAGGGGCAGAAGAAACCACCTGTCTCATCACATCTTATGACTCACCACAATCCTTAACTGCAGAGGAGCCAAGTTATAGAAAAAAGGCCCTTTTAGCAGAGACAATCAGACAAGCAGAGGTCATCCACCATGAAGAAGAGCCTGGCAGCTGTAGAGGGAGGCCACAGCTGTTAAGGGCTTCCAGCATGCCAGCCAAACTTCTACCAAGTAAAAGTTCAGAAGAGGAAAGTCAGTGCTCCAAGCCTGCTCAGCCCTCAGCACTTTCTCAGCCTTGTGATGGAAAGAGCTTCACAGAAATTCCCTTTAGCCCTGCAAAGGAGTCACTGGATTCACACTATTCTGATCGTGTCACATTAAATTTCCCCAAAGAGCCAAGGAATGTGCAAGAGCAAATCAAAGTGGTGTTCTGGGAAAATGAGCAGCCTAAAGGACAACAGGTGAAAGCCATCTCTGAGCTGGGTCACCAACCCCCCGAGCCTCCTAGGGAGAGAATGCAAATCCAATCTCCACATCAAAGCCAGCATTCCGTAGCTCAAGAGCTGCTCCTGGTTACAGAAAGTGTAGGAGAGGAATGCTACGCACCAGAGACAAATAAATGTCCTGAATTAGTCAAGGATGAATCACTCTCATCAAATGCCCCCAAGTTTATGCATGAAAATGAGAACCGTGACATAACAGAATTAAACATAAGTGAGATCATGCCAAGTGCACCAGAGAAGACTGAAGTTCGAAGCATTTGGGCTAGAGCAAATGAGGAAAACTCAGATCTTGAACCTTTGCTTTGTGACACAGTAGATCCCAGCAGGATCACAGCGCTGAAACAACAGATCACTGTTCTGGAGGAGCAACTAAAGAGCAAAATAGAGGAACTTGAGCAGATCAGAGTAGTGCTGAAGCAGCAGGGTAGTGAGATCAAAGCAAAGGAGAGAAGCATTAAAATACTGGCAAGCGCCAAAGCTCAACTGGAAGAGAAGCTTTGTCAGGAAAACACCAAAGAAACGGAACCATCCAAGCAGGATGGAAATGTCCTGCAGTACCATGATGCTGCAGTGAACACTGAACTCATGCAAGGAAACGCATTTAAGGAGGCCTATGACAAGGGTGTCAATGTTAATATTCCAGTCGCTACAGAATCTGTAGGATGTGGTACCTATGGAGTGGACAACATGAACTTGCAGGTTAAGGAGTTAAGAAGAATGCCTGTTCATACGGATCAGGGGTTGGCAGATGTTCACACTGGTATCAGAGAGGAAGGGGCTGCACTTCTTGCCAAACAGAAAGGAACTGGAATTGACACTGAACCCCTTGTCTTTACACCATGCTTCACTGAGCTGAAGATAGATGAACAGATCAATGATGACTGTCAAAATCAAAGAAACAGCTATGACAGACAGTCTTGTGCTGCAAGCTCTCTGATTGGAGAAAGCTGTTCAAGAAGAGCTGACTCGAATGGAAATAAACCAGGTGGAAATAAACCAGTTTTTGCCAGGGATGTAAAGCAAGATCTGATTGAGGAGGAAAACCGTACAGAACAAGAAGATTCCTCTGCAGATGATCCCATAAGCCAATATGTTAAAAAAATCCAGGAGCTTTTGCAAGAGCAGTGGACGTGCTTGGAGCACGGATATCCAGAGTTAGCAAGCGCTATTAAACACCCTGCATCGAAGCTTAGTTCCATCCAGAATCAGATAGTTAATTCCTTAAACTTGCTGTTATCTGCCTATTCTACCCAAGCACCATCAGATAAGGAGAATTCGAATACGCAATATCAACAGTTGG AAATCTCGCCAACCACAAGTCTTAAATCAATCATGAAAAAGAAAGGTTATGGTTTCCATGCAGGAGGTAATGGGACCAAAAAGAATCTTCAGTTTGTTGGGGTAAATGGTGG TTATGAAACGACGTCAAGTGAAGACACCAGCTGTGAAGATAGCTCATCGGAAGGAAATTCAGACAGCGAGATGGAGAGGAAGTATGACAGTTTAGAACACAGACAGGTGAAAGCTGCCCGTGAAAACACACATGCCTCAACTGGAGTCTCCCAGAGCACTACCCATAGAGACAATGAGCCACAGGAACTGGAAGAAATAACAATGGCTAGCGCTCAACCCAAGACTGACAG ATGCAAACCCTCAGAAGATTTTCTTGATGGCTGCCTGTTACTGACCAAACACCTTTCAGAAATAAGGACCACCAATGACAAACATTTG AGACACATCTTAAACACTGTCTGTCAAGAGTGGTTCCGAATCTCTAGTAGGAAATCCTCCAGCCCTGAGGTTGTTGCAGCTTATCTCAAAGAATTCAAAGCAATTCATCCCCAGCTACTGAAGATGATCATAAACCTGGCAGATGGAAACGGGAATACAGCTCTTCATTACAGTGTTTCCCATTCCAACTTTCTGATTGTGAAGCTTCTACTAGATACAG GTGTTTGTGATGTGGACCATCAAAATAAAGCTGGATATACTGCAGTGATGATCACACCACTGGCATCAGCAGAAAGTGATGAAGACATGGAGGTGGTCTTAAAGCTGTTGAAAGAAGGGAACGTAAACATACGGGCAAGTCAG GGAGGCCAGACAGCCTTAATATTAGGTGTCAGCCATGACAGGGGAGATATGGTGAAAGCCTTGTTGTCTTGCAAGGCTGACATAAACCAGCAGGATGATAATGGAACATCAGCACTGATGGTTGCCTGTCAGCATGGTAATGCTGAGATCGCGAAGCTTCTTCTGGCTCACCCTGCTTGTAACACTACATTAACGGACAAG tttattgaGCATTTGCTTAAGACAGGGGTCAATATACAATATGGTGAACAT AGTGGTAATTCTGCTCTGTCTGTCGCTCTGAAATCTGCCCACATGGAAATTGCAGAGCTTCTCCAAGCCCACATAGAGCAGAGCCGGTCTTTGGCTAAATAA
- the KANK4 gene encoding KN motif and ankyrin repeat domain-containing protein 4 isoform X2, with product MEKADAGDQPSKPAEDKDQPRSLPYSVETPYGFHLDLDFLKYVDDIEKGNTIKRVHIHRKAKQPKFSTLPRNFSLPENKSHAYASSPNKSWAATCSFAQRKASLGAEETTCLITSYDSPQSLTAEEPSYRKKALLAETIRQAEVIHHEEEPGSCRGRPQLLRASSMPAKLLPSKSSEEESQCSKPAQPSALSQPCDGKSFTEIPFSPAKESLDSHYSDRVTLNFPKEPRNVQEQIKVVFWENEQPKGQQVKAISELGHQPPEPPRERMQIQSPHQSQHSVAQELLLVTESVGEECYAPETNKCPELVKDESLSSNAPKFMHENENRDITELNISEIMPSAPEKTEVRSIWARANEENSDLEPLLCDTVDPSRITALKQQITVLEEQLKSKIEELEQIRVVLKQQGSEIKAKERSIKILASAKAQLEEKLCQENTKETEPSKQDGNVLQYHDAAVNTELMQGNAFKEAYDKGVNVNIPVATESVGCGTYGVDNMNLQVKELRRMPVHTDQGLADVHTGIREEGAALLAKQKGTGIDTEPLVFTPCFTELKIDEQINDDCQNQRNSYDRQSCAASSLIGESCSRRADSNGNKPGGNKPVFARDVKQDLIEEENRTEQEDSSADDPISQYVKKIQELLQEQWTCLEHGYPELASAIKHPASKLSSIQNQIVNSLNLLLSAYSTQAPSDKENSNTQYQQLEISPTTSLKSIMKKKGYGFHAGGNGTKKNLQFVGVNGGYETTSSEDTSCEDSSSEGNSDSEMERKYDSLEHRQVKAARENTHASTGVSQSTTHRDNEPQELEEITMASAQPKTDRCKPSEDFLDGCLLLTKHLSEIRTTNDKHLRHILNTVCQEWFRISSRKSSSPEVVAAYLKEFKAIHPQLLKMIINLADGNGNTALHYSVSHSNFLIVKLLLDTGVCDVDHQNKAGYTAVMITPLASAESDEDMEVVLKLLKEGNVNIRASQGGQTALILGVSHDRGDMVKALLSCKADINQQDDNGTSALMVACQHGNAEIAKLLLAHPACNTTLTDKSGNSALSVALKSAHMEIAELLQAHIEQSRSLAK from the exons ATGGAGAAAGCAGATG CTGGCGATCAGCCATCAAAACCTGCTGAGGATAAAGATCAACCCAGAAGTCTCCCTTATTCTGTTGAAACACCATATGGCTTCCACTTAGACCTTGACTTTCTGAAATATGTGGATGACATTGAAAAAGGAAATACCATTAAAAGGGTTCACATTCACAGGAAGGCCAAGCAGCCAAAGTTCAGCACACTGCCTCGGAATTTCAGCCTGCCTGAAAATAAATCCCATGCATATGCTTCCTCCCCCAATAAGAGCTGGGCTGCAACCTGCTCATTTGCCCAGAGGAAGGCATCACTAGGGGCAGAAGAAACCACCTGTCTCATCACATCTTATGACTCACCACAATCCTTAACTGCAGAGGAGCCAAGTTATAGAAAAAAGGCCCTTTTAGCAGAGACAATCAGACAAGCAGAGGTCATCCACCATGAAGAAGAGCCTGGCAGCTGTAGAGGGAGGCCACAGCTGTTAAGGGCTTCCAGCATGCCAGCCAAACTTCTACCAAGTAAAAGTTCAGAAGAGGAAAGTCAGTGCTCCAAGCCTGCTCAGCCCTCAGCACTTTCTCAGCCTTGTGATGGAAAGAGCTTCACAGAAATTCCCTTTAGCCCTGCAAAGGAGTCACTGGATTCACACTATTCTGATCGTGTCACATTAAATTTCCCCAAAGAGCCAAGGAATGTGCAAGAGCAAATCAAAGTGGTGTTCTGGGAAAATGAGCAGCCTAAAGGACAACAGGTGAAAGCCATCTCTGAGCTGGGTCACCAACCCCCCGAGCCTCCTAGGGAGAGAATGCAAATCCAATCTCCACATCAAAGCCAGCATTCCGTAGCTCAAGAGCTGCTCCTGGTTACAGAAAGTGTAGGAGAGGAATGCTACGCACCAGAGACAAATAAATGTCCTGAATTAGTCAAGGATGAATCACTCTCATCAAATGCCCCCAAGTTTATGCATGAAAATGAGAACCGTGACATAACAGAATTAAACATAAGTGAGATCATGCCAAGTGCACCAGAGAAGACTGAAGTTCGAAGCATTTGGGCTAGAGCAAATGAGGAAAACTCAGATCTTGAACCTTTGCTTTGTGACACAGTAGATCCCAGCAGGATCACAGCGCTGAAACAACAGATCACTGTTCTGGAGGAGCAACTAAAGAGCAAAATAGAGGAACTTGAGCAGATCAGAGTAGTGCTGAAGCAGCAGGGTAGTGAGATCAAAGCAAAGGAGAGAAGCATTAAAATACTGGCAAGCGCCAAAGCTCAACTGGAAGAGAAGCTTTGTCAGGAAAACACCAAAGAAACGGAACCATCCAAGCAGGATGGAAATGTCCTGCAGTACCATGATGCTGCAGTGAACACTGAACTCATGCAAGGAAACGCATTTAAGGAGGCCTATGACAAGGGTGTCAATGTTAATATTCCAGTCGCTACAGAATCTGTAGGATGTGGTACCTATGGAGTGGACAACATGAACTTGCAGGTTAAGGAGTTAAGAAGAATGCCTGTTCATACGGATCAGGGGTTGGCAGATGTTCACACTGGTATCAGAGAGGAAGGGGCTGCACTTCTTGCCAAACAGAAAGGAACTGGAATTGACACTGAACCCCTTGTCTTTACACCATGCTTCACTGAGCTGAAGATAGATGAACAGATCAATGATGACTGTCAAAATCAAAGAAACAGCTATGACAGACAGTCTTGTGCTGCAAGCTCTCTGATTGGAGAAAGCTGTTCAAGAAGAGCTGACTCGAATGGAAATAAACCAGGTGGAAATAAACCAGTTTTTGCCAGGGATGTAAAGCAAGATCTGATTGAGGAGGAAAACCGTACAGAACAAGAAGATTCCTCTGCAGATGATCCCATAAGCCAATATGTTAAAAAAATCCAGGAGCTTTTGCAAGAGCAGTGGACGTGCTTGGAGCACGGATATCCAGAGTTAGCAAGCGCTATTAAACACCCTGCATCGAAGCTTAGTTCCATCCAGAATCAGATAGTTAATTCCTTAAACTTGCTGTTATCTGCCTATTCTACCCAAGCACCATCAGATAAGGAGAATTCGAATACGCAATATCAACAGTTGG AAATCTCGCCAACCACAAGTCTTAAATCAATCATGAAAAAGAAAGGTTATGGTTTCCATGCAGGAGGTAATGGGACCAAAAAGAATCTTCAGTTTGTTGGGGTAAATGGTGG TTATGAAACGACGTCAAGTGAAGACACCAGCTGTGAAGATAGCTCATCGGAAGGAAATTCAGACAGCGAGATGGAGAGGAAGTATGACAGTTTAGAACACAGACAGGTGAAAGCTGCCCGTGAAAACACACATGCCTCAACTGGAGTCTCCCAGAGCACTACCCATAGAGACAATGAGCCACAGGAACTGGAAGAAATAACAATGGCTAGCGCTCAACCCAAGACTGACAG ATGCAAACCCTCAGAAGATTTTCTTGATGGCTGCCTGTTACTGACCAAACACCTTTCAGAAATAAGGACCACCAATGACAAACATTTG AGACACATCTTAAACACTGTCTGTCAAGAGTGGTTCCGAATCTCTAGTAGGAAATCCTCCAGCCCTGAGGTTGTTGCAGCTTATCTCAAAGAATTCAAAGCAATTCATCCCCAGCTACTGAAGATGATCATAAACCTGGCAGATGGAAACGGGAATACAGCTCTTCATTACAGTGTTTCCCATTCCAACTTTCTGATTGTGAAGCTTCTACTAGATACAG GTGTTTGTGATGTGGACCATCAAAATAAAGCTGGATATACTGCAGTGATGATCACACCACTGGCATCAGCAGAAAGTGATGAAGACATGGAGGTGGTCTTAAAGCTGTTGAAAGAAGGGAACGTAAACATACGGGCAAGTCAG GGAGGCCAGACAGCCTTAATATTAGGTGTCAGCCATGACAGGGGAGATATGGTGAAAGCCTTGTTGTCTTGCAAGGCTGACATAAACCAGCAGGATGATAATGGAACATCAGCACTGATGGTTGCCTGTCAGCATGGTAATGCTGAGATCGCGAAGCTTCTTCTGGCTCACCCTGCTTGTAACACTACATTAACGGACAAG AGTGGTAATTCTGCTCTGTCTGTCGCTCTGAAATCTGCCCACATGGAAATTGCAGAGCTTCTCCAAGCCCACATAGAGCAGAGCCGGTCTTTGGCTAAATAA